The nucleotide window aaaagaaaagaaaaaaaaaaagaaaaaaagtccTAGTTTGAATCCAATCATATCCCTTCTTTGATTTGCTTTGTTAATTATTCTGCACCGGGTACCTTACTCCTGCTGCCAATGCCCGTTGCTGTTCATCATTTCATCATTTCATCATTTCATCTATCTGTCGATGTAATAATTACTTGTTCATACattaatattcatatattattgttCCAAGCTCTTAGATCCGAAAATTTAATGGCCTAGTAATTAAGTAGATTATTTAGTGTGcatgtttctttattttcattacattttttttctccCAATAAATTTCAGTGTCAAGCAAATAGTTTTATCGATTGCTAGAGTAGAATGTGCAGCAACAATCGATCAAGTATTCATGTGCATGTGTGTATAAATATCTCACAAACAAATATGACAAATCCTTGAATTTTGCAGAAAAAATAACACATCTTCATTATTGtattaattagaaaaaagaaCGAATTTCTAATTCGAAGGTATATAAGTTtttgactaattaaaaatataaagacatTCTCAATcttctaaaatataaaatacttaaATTTTCTCATCCAAAATATATAAGGACAAGTCAATTTCTCAAGAGATTTAGATGTCTCGCATTTTAGAAAGTGAaagacatttttatatttttatttaatcgaTAGCTTATTTAAtttgtctttaaaataaaaaataaaagacttatttgtcatttactcgtaaaattaaattaagatatCCCATTGGaacaaataaaaacaatatgATATTCATTTTGGAAAGTTTCACGTggtaaaaatatagaaaatttttaaattaaatatattagtatatcagtgttttaataaattttaattagtaattttaattatatatatatattttataattaagatcaataattaaaaattactgaaatattattatagcagtacacttaaaaatttataaaaaatataatgttaAATGAAATCATgaatatctataaatatatcAAGTAAAATCTAAATTACTAGCTAGTGCATTTTGTTTGGGCTTTTAGGAgcaatatttaatgaataattaatGACAATCACCAAAATAGGTTACAAAGGTAATGATGAAGGATTGAAGGTTACATGAGAATGTGTCCATTTTTATGCCGCCGCCGCCGCCACCACAAGAGCCaattaaaattgataaatttttttgtcattgagagtttaattgtcttttaaaaataattgttaaggtcgtttatttttttaattttttattatcttttttaaatacattaactaaatttatgatgtaaaactaaaaaatatttataatttttaaattatttttatttataaaaattaaattaaaaatatattagtaattaacgtgtcatataaatatattttgaagaaaaattaatcaCAGAGAAGATAATCAATTCtacaaaattaaatatcaaagattaaaataaatatattttttttgtcagaaacttcaaaatttttcgaaaaaattatcAGCGGATCGAAATGAATATTCACTCAATAAATTTACTTCCCGTAATATTATACCAGAAAATGTTAGAAGACAAACACTTTTAGTAgatacacaaaaaaaatatatattggcTTTCTAATATTTGTGATATACAAGATTTTATTCGGAATAAATCGCCTAAAtaagttattctatttctagtATTATTATCGTTCTTATCCACTacaatttagcataaaaaaaatacaaataaatcgTTTAATCTTAAGAGTCAAATAATCAAGTACCCTGTTCAAGACTtaaacttattcaatttaattcgaAGAATAATGATACTTATTAAATAAATAGTACCAACATGGCGATTTGTatgttccttttttattttttaagctcTTCATTTTCTAAAATTGCGCTACCTTGGACATTGGCACAATTTACGGTTAATGTtttaagatttattattatagaTTGTAAGAGAATTGTAACGTATATagtagtaaaaatatatatatcctaCTGAAATCGCAAAAAGAGGCAGAGAAAATGGATCCTTGTAATAATGCATATCATATATCAGCAAATAAACGAATCAAAGTTGATCGcactattttattatatgtgtAAATCATAAGTCTtattttatatctatatatacgttaaaaaataacaatattttttaattttatttcttcaccCTATATAACACACATGCTCATATATTTATGAAGTTATTATCTTACATTGAGAGGGgtccatttatttatttactttttaaataatGCAAAGAACGTGTTTGATATTCGATATTGTTATATTATTACTATAAACCAATCCTatcttattaaaataataaatccaaGTTGTGCAAAGaagtatattaaaaataataaatgggTCAAAATTATGAGAAGGAAAAATGGTGGGTTAAATGAACCTCTCATTCTGTCAACTATAATGTGAGCTTGGAATGTTACCATCAAAGAATCAGTCTTGTCCTATTACACCTAATtacttcaaatatttttaatttttctacacacatacttttcttttcttttcttttcttttcttgtccTATTACATCTACATATCTCCCATTCTCTCTTTTGTTTACTATTCATcatcttgaaatataaattgatatttctattattaaataaaagataaataataaaaatgaatttgTGAACCAACTTTTCACGTATAATactgaaaaggaaaaagaggcTTAACAATTGTGCCTATTAATTCCTTAGTAGAAATTAATCACCTTTTCCTCCTTGAGCCTAGTTGAATAATCACTTAAGTAACTTATAATATGTACAACTCTTGGTGAGATTTGATCATATGATACAATCTCAAAATTTAAGATGGATGGACATTACAACAATGTGAGATTatactatatattatattatatatagctATATACAACAGAAGAAGATAACTATGAACAGGTGACCCAAAAGGCCTCTTTTATATACAACAGAAGAAGATAAACTATGAACAGGTGACCCAAAAGGCCTCTTGGGCTAGTTGCTTTCTGTTGCCTAATTCAAAATCCATGCCCAGTGTGGTCCTCAATGTTTTCTTTGTCCCAATCTTAGTTGTGGCTTAAGCTTTTGTTGGAGCAGACCCAAAAAGAAAAGGAGGGTGTGTGAGCATGTCATCTGCTTGATATCAGACCAACAATTTCACTGCTAGGTTCTGATGCAAGCATGAGAGGAGTCTTGCCTTGTTTATCTACTACATGTGTATTGGCCCCCCTGAAAATAATTGAGTTAGCCATTAAAATTAAGGATTTAATTATATGTACTGTAACTAGAAATGGAAAAAAAGTTTATACTTTATACACATATCAAATCATGTGTTTATCATATTCACAAAAATGTCTGATTCAACCAAACAATTATCTCAATAATGAACATAAAATGAGTCATAATGAAACTGAATAAATGCCCTGTCCTTTAATAACTACCTCAGAGAGTGGCTGATtccaacaattaaaaaaaaaaaccatgcATGAATATAATGCTCTCAAGTGTTGTTACTCACTTGAAAAGTATCAAATGTATATGTATTACTTAGAAAAACATGCATTATCCAGTCAATTATAACAATGTTTCACTAGCCTTAATTCTATGAAGTTTCTCCTGAACTAGATGCTTAGCACATAAAGTAAGATAAGAAATGTGATTACAAGTGCAGAAACAGAATATAACAATAAGAGGCAGGGTAGATCTTCATAGCTAGGATAGATAATTTCAAAGGCATATAATATATAGGACACACAgcatgaagaagaatgggtttGTCTCCTCTTAAGTGCAGCCTGTGGCAAGTTGCACTTTAGAGCATAAAGTACATCATCTAAACTTCAGATGTAatctaaaactattttttttcatcAACGGTTCAGATTATGAACTTCAGAGAAGCTAAAGAAATAAAGATATTTGATAGGGATATCAGATAGAACTACTGACATAACTACcttaaaataagtaattttgcAGTTGCAATCTTCCCTCTAAACATGCAGTAATGTAATGGTGTTCGACCAATTGAATCAACTGCATTTATATCTGCACCATACTGTAGGAGCAGCTCCACCATTCCAGCGTCAGATACAAGGCATGCCAAGTGAAGCACACTTGAGCCATCTTTTATGTCCTCCATTAGTTGGCTTTCAGTTTCAGATGACATGCTTGAGTGACTTGAAGAAGGCGTGGCAAAAGAATTTCCTATTACAGAaaccaattattaattatacaGTACTTCAAGCAATGCTATTGTCAATAGCAATAAGATTCCATGAGTTTGAGAATGGTTGGATAAGAAAGAGATATACCATCAAATTGACCATTTAAATTTAAAGCATTGATATCCACACTGGATCTCACAATATGCCGGTACACTGATTTCTTGTCATTGGCAAAGATGCTTTCCCAGACCAGTTGTGCCACTGTACGGAGACGATTGTTGTTTGGTATCCGGCGAACAAAGACTTTCTCAGAATACTACAATGGGAGAAAAGATCAGGTTTCATTTGAGAAATATTTGTACCAAGTTTTTAattgaggaagaaaaagaaaatgtatcTATATTTAAAGAGAAAACTGCTTGTTTCGCTgtaaaagaaaagtaaacaaaaatgatatttttacaaTTACCAAAAGTTGTCCAAAATTGAACAACTTTCAGTTAATAACTTATTTACTAGTTTGTAATTATAGTTTAAAATGTTTGGAACTTGAAAGGGGCTTATAACTttagatgaaaaagaaaagaataagttAAAAGACAATGTGCGAGATCCACGTATTAATTACTTTCAGTGAAAGTTGTCCAACAACTTTGTATTGTTGAAATAACACAACTGATAGAGGAAATGGTTAACAGATTAAGGAACAAGGGATAAGCATTCATCCTCTTAGCCTAGAGTGTACTGATAAAAGCTTAAATGGCATATTTTCAAGAACCTATTCACCAACTTCACACTCACATGACATGGACAAAATGGCATGATACTTTCTAACCAGCAgagtttgaaattttaatttacaaaatagAGTTCAAGAACACATTGAACATTGACCAAAATTTTAACTATCTACTAAGTTAACATGTACTTACATTCTCTAGCAATGAATATAACTCTGTAGCTATCAATTCTTTCAGGATTATGGAGCAACATATAGGATTATACTCTTATGAATTAATGCATGTCATTTAAACTTAGTGGTGGGTCTGGCCACTAAAAAAGACCAAGTTAACGGTGCAGTTCCCCATTAACTAAGCTCAAATTGTATGCAGTGAGCCAGTAATTGGTTTGGAGAATAGATATGTGTCTGAGAGAATACACATTGGATAGattgaacaagaaaaaaaaaatatattaagagGGTATTTGGACTTGAATAAAATGAAGGTTAACCTTTTGGTCAGGAGCTTAATCCAAAGCGAAGCCTAATGCTAGAATCCAACATCCTTAATCCCAATAAATGCAAAAGTCATCAtggaattcaaaaataaattcaatgTCCCTTAAAATATCCAATAGATTAGTGCAAGCTTAATTCTATCTCGCACTCCTTCGCCATGCAAGAATTTCTCCTTTTACACAGTATTCTAAAGATGGAAAACTTAAATAAAGAACTTTAgcagaaaattttaaaatatacatttaattCCCACAGATATATTTCTTTCCAACTAGGAAGCAACTTGAAATTTTCATTAGATTAATGGTTTATTACCTTTGCATGGATGAACCTCTCCTTTAGTGAAATGGGATCATCATATGCAGGTTTTCTTGCATGAAATAATTTGGTTCTGGTGCCCTTAGATGATCTGAATTGCGAAGGTGCATGTCAGAAAAAGTTCTTAAAAGCTAATAAATCCCCTTGGTGTTGGAAATACTTACCCATCAAGAGTATCATCTGTTGAAGTTTTCGAATGCAATAACTCCTCCCAAACTGAGTTCGCAAAGAGATTGCCAAGTGATTGAAACATGCTTAAAACTGAGGAATCCCATACTTTCACATCAAGTGTCAGTGATCTTACCTGCAAAATATGTTTTCCAGTTTATACCTTAGGCAAAGTGaatattaaatacaaatttattttatttatttggttaGAACATAAAATCATTCATTTATATGACTCCATTCAACAGAACAAGATTTTCAAACTGGTCTGGATTTCAAACATGCTTCACCCccatttttctaaataaaaattgaattttgacaCAAGGCAGATGTAGTTTATGCATTATCCACTCTTCCAAGCCCAAGGAGGCTTGTGTGAGACAGCATGTTAGGATATCTCCACCCAACAACATTAATCCTTTGGGAAGATGCAGTTCTGGTAGTTTTCATTTCTATGATAATAAAAGCAACAACCAGACATGGTGTCTAGCAGCCATGATACTGACGCAAAAACTTAAACAAGCAACCTCAACTACTTACTTTGGATATATGTACACCAAGATTTCGATGAACACCAGAACATTCAATGCATACAAGGATGCCAAGGTTTAAGGATGCCCAGTCTGGTTCAGATTTACCACAATCAGCACATTTGTCATTCCCATTAACCCTTCGAAGAACATCGATTGGCTTTTCACATTTTATACTGTGTTTATGCTTCTGCAAGCCATTAGGTGACCTATTTGACTTGGGGGTGATCTTGCATGCCAAACCTGAATTTACTGCCATTTCCTCATCAGAAGAACTTTGTACTGAATCAGTTGGGCTGGCAGAATCCCAGTCACCACCTTCTGAGCGAGAAATTACAGGCTGAGGCTGCAATACAATTCTTTAACGATTATAATAATCTAAATTACATGCATTTTTTTAAGCAACTCTATCAATATATGGATTGTTCTATGTTTGCCAAAATATGGAAGTCACCTCTATCCTTTCCACAATTTCTCTCTTATAATTTTCCcccgttttttttttctgtcaaAATCCGATGCACTACATATTAGATTATGATACAAAAGAAAAGGTGTTCCTTGATGCACTACACTGCATGTTGAATTTGACACATTTTCTTTTGTGCCAGGACCCAAAAAATGCAATATGGTggattttaacataaaaataaataaaagagaaagagagagagagagagagatcatATTCTGATTAATTATCACAAAACACCATATTACAAAAGCTATACCAAAACCAGAGACATCTCCCTGCTTATTTATAGTTTGAGATGCAGTTTGAAAAAGCCAAaagaaaaattcataaaatgacTATGTACCTTTCCCAGCGTGTGTATAGTGAGCAAGGATGCAATTACTCCGGTTATCTTTTCCATCCAATCCCTTTGGTCCAGGGCATTTTCTGCCTACATTGTTTCCTTATGTATTATCAAAAATATAGTAacaatatcaaaactcaaaagccaAACACATGCGTTAAATACATTTTTGGTATGATTACCTGCAATGTATAAACCTTTGAAGGAGAAACAATCCTAAAGCAGAATCTTAAATCTGTCTGTTCGGCATCAACCTTGATTGTTGATGTAAGCAAGTTCGCCGTATGACGAGCAACAGGCTTTTCATCATTGGCTCCATGAATATGTGAAGATATCAACCGACTCAAAATGCCAGAAGAATTATCAAAGGTATGATGACTCTTCTGCGAGTTGGCACCCTGAAATGGTATTCatgctaaaaaattattaagaagaTCAATTAATGAGATAAGCATAATCAAGCTTATAGTACAAATACTTGATAATTACTACCATAGTTTCAAGATAATTATCAATTTGGATAAAGTGGAATACTAGAGAATCAATGTATCTTGACAATTATACAGAATCAATGTGTCTAGGAAATTATATGTATCTAGGCTATTTATAATTGCCTAGATACATTGATTCTCTAATGTACTACTTTGTCCAAATTGCTAGTTATTTTGGAATCGAGGGAGTAACTTCTAATCAGACACTTACATGGAAGAGAGTCAATGGTTTGCGAAAGTAGTAAAGCATTCCGCGACTATCAAGAACAAAATACCTTCTCTTCCAATCGCCTCTTAAATTGCTGGATCGTTTTGAGAGAAACCCTTCTCGAATGGTTTGAACCTAAACATTATTTGGGCACTTTTCTGAGACGAACAGATTCCAATGGATAGGACTCAGATATTAAAAAGACTAGATTCATATTTCAAAGAGGAAAAGAGGATGAATTGCCATATGCTATAATACCTTTCCGGTTTTGACAGATTCTGTTACTGCATCTAACACATCACTTGATATCCTAGAAAATGGAGAGTCTCGACCAGGAGAATCATAAAATCCCTTCAAGGACAACTTACTTTCTTGATGGACAAGTTGCTTGTACTCTATCATTCTTTCAAATAGAGAAACCTGCTCCTCATtgtgactttcccttgcttttTGTACATATGACAAAACCTGAAACATGGCAAATACAAGAAAGGAAAATTCTTCCATTCATTCTTATATcaagaacaataataataattcataattaCAAACCAAAAGTTTTGCACAATATGATTGAAAGAAACATCATCTACAACCACCTATCCATGCAAAAGATTAAAAAGTTAGTGCCAATACCAGTTTGATTCTGTTACTTAGGACCCTATTAGTCAGTGGCAGTAATAATTAGTCTTACAGATAATAGGaggattatataattttatgatacttttttttatcatatattaaGAAACCAGGTAATCAGCAATGATT belongs to Arachis duranensis cultivar V14167 chromosome 8, aradu.V14167.gnm2.J7QH, whole genome shotgun sequence and includes:
- the LOC107463498 gene encoding ADP-ribosylation factor GTPase-activating protein AGD1 — translated: MPLVSSLFSFDPITQQHQHPSSMYFAKLQDSPMFRQQLQTMEEGAESLRARCWRFYKGCKKYTDGLLDACDGDFTFASALENFGGEHSDPLFVTLGGPVMTKFSMALRDISTFKDALRTQVEQMLTDRLLHIYNVEIMDVKEARKRFDKASIAYDQAREKFMSLRKSTRQDIVIAIEEELHNARSSFEEARFNLISALHNVEAKKRFEFLEAVTGVMDAHLQYFRQGYELLHQLEPFIVEVLSYVQKARESHNEEQVSLFERMIEYKQLVHQESKLSLKGFYDSPGRDSPFSRISSDVLDAVTESVKTGKVQTIREGFLSKRSSNLRGDWKRRYFVLDSRGMLYYFRKPLTLFHGANSQKSHHTFDNSSGILSRLISSHIHGANDEKPVARHTANLLTSTIKVDAEQTDLRFCFRIVSPSKVYTLQAENALDQRDWMEKITGVIASLLTIHTLGKPQPVISRSEGGDWDSASPTDSVQSSSDEEMAVNSGLACKITPKSNRSPNGLQKHKHSIKCEKPIDVLRRVNGNDKCADCGKSEPDWASLNLGILVCIECSGVHRNLGVHISKVRSLTLDVKVWDSSVLSMFQSLGNLFANSVWEELLHSKTSTDDTLDGSSKGTRTKLFHARKPAYDDPISLKERFIHAKYSEKVFVRRIPNNNRLRTVAQLVWESIFANDKKSVYRHIVRSSVDINALNLNGQFDGNSFATPSSSHSSMSSETESQLMEDIKDGSSVLHLACLVSDAGMVELLLQYGADINAVDSIGRTPLHYCMFRGKIATAKLLILRGANTHVVDKQGKTPLMLASEPSSEIVGLISSR